The DNA region AATCGGTTCGGCGTATCGCGAACGCCGGTGCGCGAGGCGTTGATGCAGCTTGACGCCATCGGGCTGATCGAAATCCGCCCGCGCCGCGGTGCGATCGTGATAGATCCCGGGCCGCACCGGATCTATGAGATGTTCGAGGTGATGGCGGAACTCGAAGGCCTGGCGGGATCGCTCGCCGCACGCCGGCTGGACAAGGCCTCCCGTGAAGCGATCACCGCCACCCACAGCCGCTGCGAACAATCGGCCGGCGCCGGCGATAGCGATGCCTATTATTACGACAATGAGGAATTCCATAAGGCGATCTACGCGGCAAGCCGCAGCGATTTCCTTGAGGAGCAATGCCAGCAATTGCATCGACGCCTGCGGCCGTACCGCCGCCTCCAGCTGCGCGTGCGCAATCGCCTGTCGACCTCCTTCTCGGAACATTGCGCCATCGTCGACGCGATCTTTGCCGGAGATGGAGATGCCGCCCGCCGCCTGCTGCGGAAGCATGTCGGCATTCAGGGCGAGAGGTTCAGCGATCTGGTGGCCAGCATGGCGTCGAGATGACGAGAGGCCCAAATTTCAGCCGGCGGAAAGCCGAGGCGCATCGCGGAGATCA from Rhizobium sp. NLR16a includes:
- a CDS encoding GntR family transcriptional regulator; protein product: MSENAGRWLRDEIENAILSYEFAPGERLDETVLANRFGVSRTPVREALMQLDAIGLIEIRPRRGAIVIDPGPHRIYEMFEVMAELEGLAGSLAARRLDKASREAITATHSRCEQSAGAGDSDAYYYDNEEFHKAIYAASRSDFLEEQCQQLHRRLRPYRRLQLRVRNRLSTSFSEHCAIVDAIFAGDGDAARRLLRKHVGIQGERFSDLVASMASR